The DNA window ACGAACAATAGAAGTGAAACTGAGATTGTGTTGCACACACATACACCATGGATCCGATACCGAAACACAAACAGAAAGGGATCGCAATCATAATATTCAGTGATAACGTGCAACCACCCGAGGAGCCCTGCACTTACATCATTCATTCGATTAATAGTCTAGTCTACTTGGTTTTGGCTTGATGTTATGTGTTGCTTTTGCTTCGCGTTCGTTTCCAGCTCTCAGTGAATGTCAGATATTAAACAGCGCTCGTTTCTGGAAAGTTTACCTGGGACACCATTGTTTACACTTCTGTTAACTCCGGTTGGGAGTTTGTCGCCGACTCCGCAATCCTGGGGCAGATGTATGTTTTTGTTTAATCTACAATTGTCCCCACCGTTGCTGGTTTCACTGTCATCGCCACAGGTATCGTTCCTTCTTCGCTCATTAACCGAGCAACAGTTGTTGTTGGATAGGCTATCGTCCGgcgagtggggcgcaaaagTGTAATTGCGAGACACATAATCCCTAATGGCTTCCACTTGATTGTAGTGGGTGGTTTTAGCATTCTCTCCGTACCTGGGTTTATCGCCATCATGCATATcattgttgttgttattattattgctaTCATCATTATTGCTTACGGCGTTGGACTTGACTCGGCAAAATTTGAATATTGGTTCACTTGATGATTTCTTGGTGCCCTTGCTAGACCACTCAAAATAGTGAATATTATCGATATCATCCTCAGATTCACCATTGGTGCGAGTGGTTGCATTGCCATACGAGCCGTAGCTTTTATTCCTATTATTGCTTTCGTTATTGTCATCAGCTATGATATCGAAGCTGACTGTTTTTCGACATGAAGAGTTGCTACCACGCCGACTGCCAGGATAGATCATAATGCTGGAGATGTTGCCAACCGTTGCACTGTGTGGTggtggtgctgctgctgctgtggtGGGGGGTGCTTTATATACGGGTGGCACCGGTGAATGATCCTCGTCGCTATCTGGGTTGGTGTAGAATCTAGTTCCCTAGTGGTAAACGAGTTGGTGACAACATTAGTACTAATTTCTGAAAACTTCGTAACtagatatttaaaataaattgcaCAAGAAACTAGTGACAAAAAAGAAACCTGTCACgttaaatttaagaaaaattcAACGGTATAAAACTCTAAAGGGAACAGACAGTGTTGCCAAGGAAACATTTGTATCattcaaaagaataaaatttagaaaTGTTTGCGCGATTGTCTGCATCTAAATGCAGTAAGCATTTGGCCACATAGAAAAGTCACAGCATTGCAACAATCGTGACAAACTGTGTGATAACTGGCACATCCTGGGAATAATTAAAAACATCATCTAACACTGTAATAGGCCTATAGCCTGATAAAGCTCAAGGATCATACCCGTTCGTCGTCCTCGTCATCATCGATGAAAGGAATATCGTCTAAGTTCACATCAGCCACGAATGATAAATTCGAATCCGTCGAGGGGGCATCCACTTTGATCTCAAAAACCGGTAGTTCAACCGTAATAAGCGTCTCCGGTTCGGCTGCTTCTTCAATCTTGATCATCTCCCGACTACCACTATGGCTGCTTCCTCTTGAATCATAGTCTTCCACATAAATTGACGGTGGTGTATCGTAGCGGATCGGTTTCGGACCACTTCCTACACTCACCGTCGAGGGAGCCGGCCCAATACTCATCGCTCCTCCATTTGATCTTCCTAAACTTCCTAAACTATTGCTTCTCGATCGGTTGTGAAAACTACTCAAACTAACAGTCGACCGACAGTCACGGTATCGGGGATCGAAATGAATCTGCTGCAGTTGATCATTAGACAGGATGTCATCATTTGAGAACGACAAACCAAACCGTCTCGATGGTACGATGTCAGGGTTTGACATCCTACGAAATGCATCGTTGTTGTAAGACAGATAAGGCGCGGATGTGGTGTGACTCATCACTGACGTCAACGGACGTCGCAAGGATCCCCGGCGGGACAGAGACCGTGAACTACCGTGAAAGTTAAGACTTTCATTAGAACGGCCGAAATGGTACCGCTGGTTCCCATCGTTGTCGTACACGTTACACGTGAACTCATTCTCTACTTCTATTTAAGCATTAGTAACAGTAGCAAAGCAAATGTATGTAGTGATGTTAATTACCGTTTTATCATTACACGGATGGTTGCCAGGTGTTTCAGACAATTTACAAGCAGCATGGGAAGTTTAGCAAATGTTATCAAATTAGTAATACTCTAGCTTATGATTTATGCAGCGATTAGCATGTCACCCATATGACTAACCCATCACCTTTTGAAAGTCATGTGCAGACAGAAAGCTATCATTATAGGTTAGTTATAgggcaaacaaaaaaactcGTTACTTACCGCGTTGTATAACGGGACTGGGCTGCTGCAATAATGTGGCCAACCCGTGATAAATGGCACCCTGCTTTGCTACCTTCAAGGTCACTACGGGACCGGTCCGAACAAGATGATCAGCCGCCCGTTCCTGTGTTATGCCGATCAAACTTTGCCCATCTACCTCCAGCAGCTGATCGCCGGCTTGCAACCGACCGTCCAGATCGGCTGCCCCACCCATTACGACCGATTTGATGTAGATCCCCAGCCGTTCCTGACCGGCACCTTTCGCGGCCACTATCGACAGTCCCATACCGTTGGCGTTTTTGTGCAGCTTGATGATCTGAATCTCTGGCTGGGGCAACTTGCTGGACATTACACTGGGCGATCGTCCTTGCTGTAGGCGGGAATAAAAGGGGGTTTGAAAATTGGGATACATTTTTCAGAAAGCTATTAATGATTTTTACGTTCtgaattagaaaaaaaactctTAATGATAGCAGTTATAACAGTACtcaaatttgaaataatgtgTAATCTAGGTTAAAGAAACCTACAAGGGAGCGTAGTGTGCTATATGAGTATCAAATAAATggcttgaaaataaaaatagaacagAAAATTCTTGCCTAATCAATTGATGGAGACGCTTCATGTTTAGGTGTTAAGAAAGTACAAAACGTCACCATTTTTAGCAGCTTATAAAAAGTCTCAAATtatcaaaactatttttaacaGCATTTGAACTAACGATTAATTTGAAGCAatcaatttttgattcaagtcATATTGTTTTAATTGGGATGTATTATACTCACGTTAAATTGGTGCATATAAACGGTCCACAGCCCGATGCTAGTAGGCTGCGATGCCAGCCGGCACATATTTGCCATCTGGAACGGATTTAGAAAATCCACCAGTCCGGCAGGGATACCGCGAACCACATCACAGCTGAAACCATCGTCCGGCAGCAGTAAAGCCAACGGTAGTTCCGGTGATTCCTCTAACCGAATTTCACGCCCATCAGCTCGGCTTAGCTCGTCGGCCACGGACTCAGCCATCCGTACGGTGGCATCGATCAGATTGCGTGGGATTGTTTCCTGCGACAGCAGGGCTGCCATTTGCAGAGAATTTAACCGAAAGCAGGAGCACACCAGTTGTTGAACCTCGGTGACGGACGTTTTCGGTGCCTGCAGAAACTGTGCACATTGGTTGATTTTGGCCAGATGGCAGTCAGCAGCCAATTCGAGGCCTTGCTTCTCGGCCCATAATTCCAGAAGCGAGAGACGTTCGCTTAGTGCTTTTCCCCAGGCGCTCGTGCACATGTGGGATGTTGTGACAAACTGTTGACGAAATTGATAAATGATTACCTACTATTGTACCAACCGATATCGATGTCAATTATACGCCTGTTAACGTCTAACCCACCTTGTTAAAACAGACCACATTGATATAGTGAAAAAGCTGAGAGAAAAGTTGTATCGTTAGAGCGGCGTTAACCCGACACCGTCGCAGCAGGGCCATCGCTGAGCCCAGCACGGATAGCACCAAACCGGCGGCAGAGTCGTGGTCAATATTTTCCGACAGAAACTGGTTCAACGTTTGCGAAAGCTCCACATGAAATATAGATACTAAATTTCGGAATGCGGTCTGCACACTCTCGGCAAGGACCTCCTGCGCCTGAACGCTGAATGCCGAAATGTGTCGGTCGGATTTGAGAAAATGCAAAAACTCGGAACTGTTGGCCATCCAAAAGGACAGAATTTTGGCATCGGTGTACTGCTCCTGAACGACGTTCTGGATCAGATTGGCAACATGATGGAGGAATACTGTTAACTTGTGGGCACGCTCGGTTGGTTGCAAATCGGGACGGTAGTGGGTGGATGCGCGGTACCTGTGTGTGTGGATAATTAACAACTTGTTTATTCTGTGCAAACGAACCCCGAACCGCTTGTTGTGGCAGTGACCGGTACGTACCTGGCGCATAGGTAAAGTGTGTACACTGGTGCTAGCTTAAAGTTAGGTGAATTGACATCAAGTTCGCTGGTGACGGCCTGCAAGAAGGCTTCCTGGTGCTGTTCGGGAAATTCCAACACAGCGGGTAGGATGGGTTCCTGACCACCCGGTTCGCTCGAGATGGATGCTGCTGCATGCGATGGTTGCAGCTTGGGGAATGTACTCACCCTGCATAGAGGTGGAGAAGTGTTTGTTGTTAGAAGTATTTTTTCAGGAAAGGGGAAACTTTCGGaacgtttttttttgcaatgaaaCGTGTAACCTGCACCTtgctttaaattattttttatcatttttaactATCAATATTTCACAACATGAACTTTCGTTTTCAATCAAACTGGTGAACTAAGCACCATGGTTTGCAATATATAATCTGACAGCGATTTCATTATTACCTATTAGATTATATAAAAATTAGAAAGGAGACGGAATAAAAAAGCCTGTTTCCAACTAATTATTGTGGCAAATGTATAGTTTGTCATATAGAGTGATGAACCTATTAGGCAACGATTCACATTATTTTTTGAATGCCTTCTACTGAAACTAGATTATTAACATCTTTCCGCACAATAAAATATCATTATACTTATCCTTACACGGATACTAGAGAGTACAAGCAGAAATATTAAACGTGTAAGGGCAGCTTCAAACGGAACGAAAAGCCCCATAGAAAATTTTACAGTTGCGAAATTTCCCAGTCGACGTACGAAATTGGGTGCTTCGACATCGATCGATTAATTAACCGACAAGTTGTCAGATTTAATCTCCAGTTTTAAACTATCAACAAATCGATCGATT is part of the Topomyia yanbarensis strain Yona2022 chromosome 1, ASM3024719v1, whole genome shotgun sequence genome and encodes:
- the LOC131677060 gene encoding afadin isoform X4, with translation MSMSMNEKRMLDRETLRSVIQQWNTVRLDIFALSEPNENLEFHGVMRFYFQDEGQKVATKCIRVASDATVSDVIETLIEKFRPDMRMLSLPNYALYVVHANGEERKLNPDEKPLLVQLNWHNDDREGRFLLKNCAQKTNTLDSITDQPSFKRKLSKREKKEQKKKEKLFKLQSSGAAGSENHVAEKLYTELPETSFTRSISNPEAVMRRRRQQKLEKKLQQFRSRDGGPDTGGTLKIYGESLCRDVPYKTLLLSIRDCAQAVVREMLAKYGMDKVDPLHYCLVQVNSDGSEYILDDDECPLSILMNHPTSRGSIMFHVRRRPADSQPRRRKKKPLGVSNGGGNLSGERDGPMLIEITHSGDGGRRVKLGSEPIEVGSANTNALQLFGPSIQARHCLISLHDGVCTVTPLHADGTTFVNGHHIQQPTILHNGSVVMFGRVASYRFVDSPSDGRYNLALSQSQLDSACLYESRSPTSPTSWNEEESRPISPVSSVQPVPSQKLNIYLDATDGGKLLDQQQITKPPSFDIQHSNVATSAIPAVSGNVGTSHSHIHQTQNLLMTSLDSVDVASTAGGVAVNDDAKSNTTAEFNENDVGNIETETKSISSLKSIGSAQDRVSTFPKLQPSHAAASISSEPGGQEPILPAVLEFPEQHQEAFLQAVTSELDVNSPNFKLAPVYTLYLCARYRASTHYRPDLQPTERAHKLTVFLHHVANLIQNVVQEQYTDAKILSFWMANSSEFLHFLKSDRHISAFSVQAQEVLAESVQTAFRNLVSIFHVELSQTLNQFLSENIDHDSAAGLVLSVLGSAMALLRRCRVNAALTIQLFSQLFHYINVVCFNKFVTTSHMCTSAWGKALSERLSLLELWAEKQGLELAADCHLAKINQCAQFLQAPKTSVTEVQQLVCSCFRLNSLQMAALLSQETIPRNLIDATVRMAESVADELSRADGREIRLEESPELPLALLLPDDGFSCDVVRGIPAGLVDFLNPFQMANMCRLASQPTSIGLWTVYMHQFNQGRSPSVMSSKLPQPEIQIIKLHKNANGMGLSIVAAKGAGQERLGIYIKSVVMGGAADLDGRLQAGDQLLEVDGQSLIGITQERAADHLVRTGPVVTLKVAKQGAIYHGLATLLQQPSPVIQREVENEFTCNVYDNDGNQRYHFGRSNESLNFHGSSRSLSRRGSLRRPLTSVMSHTTSAPYLSYNNDAFRRMSNPDIVPSRRFGLSFSNDDILSNDQLQQIHFDPRYRDCRSTVSLSSFHNRSRSNSLGSLGRSNGGAMSIGPAPSTVSVGSGPKPIRYDTPPSIYVEDYDSRGSSHSGSREMIKIEEAAEPETLITVELPVFEIKVDAPSTDSNLSFVADVNLDDIPFIDDDEDDERGTRFYTNPDSDEDHSPVPPVYKAPPTTAAAAPPPHSATVGNISSIMIYPGSRRGSNSSCRKTVSFDIIADDNNESNNRNKSYGSYGNATTRTNGESEDDIDNIHYFEWSSKGTKKSSSEPIFKFCRVKSNAVSNNDDSNNNNNNNDMHDGDKPRYGENAKTTHYNQVEAIRDYVSRNYTFAPHSPDDSLSNNNCCSVNERRRNDTCGDDSETSNGGDNCRLNKNIHLPQDCGVGDKLPTGVNRSVNNGVPAELRPRPVTSPVPTACALMKKLIEQDFTRSVLPSADVSTPGTRLQWQTPKPTESIQFGHGKVRTLTKFFDSLKDHNSNWLEDSNEQLNLAKHRTVSSSAPNLCWSENSTREGSASNKLSSVEEEEIMNQLKQWSEFGSIGENLDTTDKFDSTKPCESLEARDDRLDRCINKPKSAFNLNNYHIVDYWNSSPPDGFILKKVKICKKNCTNIENNVIKLRLLYSGSCPNLNFAPPSTRQQRPFSPYQESSNQTLRQLKKQQNLIKILKSINRKYAPAPAVVPVTTRRDDWNTNHSAMPQDDCETESTPDES